tTTAACTCTATAGAGTTACaagtaacacataacataacatagcatcacgcctatattcccGAAGAGGcacgcagaggtgtatagtataatacAGATACtcttcaccagctatgtttaagccccatgtatTAGgctaatcctggaaaccacgtgatatcaattgtctcTAATCTAAACATGAATCCAAACTCACAAAggcaaattcagtggtttagaagcCGAACCGAAATTCGAACCATTTACACTACGTTATAAGTCACGGGTTACAAAAATAACGAAAGCCTTGCTGCTTAATAAATAAGATGAAGTTTTACAACAGCATGATTCCTGTCCGCTCGGGAAAACTAAATGTCGTCGAGCGCCAGCGAGCGTTAGTGCTAAACGAATGCACCTTGGCTAGGACCCTGAGTCTGAActaggcctgaggatgccctgTAACCTGAAGTGGGCGCGAATATCCGCTCTTTCCGCGTGTTTCCGTGTAGCGGCACCAAGTGGGCCGAAAACGCTATGCATGTACCTGCCTATGTATGTAGTACGATAATCCACAGCTGGAGTGGAAGAGGAGTTCAACCCGACGCTAGACGTAGCGGTGCACGGCCTGAACACAGCCATcatgctgctgctgctgctgtccTGCTCGCACCAGACGCGCCTCCTGCACATCCACCACCCTCTGCTACTGGGGTTAGGCTGGATTATCTTCAGCGTCATATACTACTTCGCTGGAGGAACTGACACGTAAGACATTATCATACTgttatattaaacaaaatatgttgTTAATGACTTCAATAAAATCTGGTATTGTCCACAGGAAAGGCAATCGTTACGTGTACCCGGTGATCAACTGGTCGAACCCTGGGCCGACAATGCTGGTCGTCATACTGACAGCCTTAGGCCTGCTGGTACTGCATGCAGTCACTATCGGGCTGTCACTGACGCGAGACGCCCTCGCGCCCTACTGCAAACCTTCCGTCATCAGCCACGTTGAAGAGGGAACCCCACTTCGACAAACACAAACACAAACCACATACTCCCAACGGTGAAGGTACCGAGAGAAAAAGAGAaagaatataaatacttaattaaattagatatatttagtataagaaatgttgtttttatgaGTGACAAATATACGAAATCCCACCTTAGATTCgttattttatcgttttattCCACTACAAAATCACTCACACGCGGAAGTACTCCAAAAACACTTTCCAACTACAGGATACTGATCAGTAAATATCGTTGATAAAGTTACGCCCTGAACATTGACCTCAATACCTACATAGCTACGTTGCTACACGCGTTGCTCAGGTCATTGTGCATTGAAGGCTTCCCTCGAACAGGTTTTATCGCAATACACGCAACGCACACGTATTACCTACTTGTTACTGTTAGCTGTATGTAGGGCTAATGTCTATGTACTCACTACTGCTACTTACGTCTTCTAATAAGGGTCAATAGAAACGTCTTTCTTCCATTCCGAGATATCAACGCAGTAGATGTATCTCGGAAGGAGCTAACTGATAATCGTAAGATACGAGTACTAGCTAAACAATCATCtagatgtcgtggccagatcttagaattgataatttcatgatgtgctcgatcatttcatgaaatggtcatttaACATGTAATAGAATATCAtttgttggccacatcatgatgtagtttggccagatcaatgaacacaaaacgtttaacgatatgagcaattAAATGCATGGTTACTTcctgatatggccaaacgttggcaattataacgtaaaattagtaacattatccgcCGGTAGTGACGCTGGTAtccattatatttaaaactttattaatattataatcgacgaatcaatgttattgtacaattttccatatcgaataggtacataattttgaacctaagaatttaatcgactattcgcatttttattacaccacgtAGCATGGACActgcctacattaacgatatggccaaacgttgattgaaatatcattaaacgttgacgacCTGGCCACGACATAGACACAATATAGAGGCTAAAATGGCGTGATAATTGTGCAGGTGTTTctggataaaaataatatatagacAGAATATATAATAACGTGAAGTCGATAAACCACGAATGAATTTATTGTTTCAATAGCTTTATATATTCAGTGTGATAAATAGGTCAtgtcattgtattgttttataaGAAATATATCCGTAGTCAAAATTTCGTAGTTTCAACAACTGTTATGGGCGTTAGGCTAATCCCTTGTtactataaggttcatcataaccATCTTGGGACTGCCAAGAGTGATTACAACAACTTTGATTACTCGtgtctctgcccatcccatcagggattacgggcgtaagtataagtatatatttatttttctaagttTCGCGCTATTTTTTCACCGTACAGAATGCGGTTGGTACCAGCAACTCGACCCGCGGTCGTGGTGGCGGGGCAGTAGCACCATCACACTGATGACGTCACTACATCCACTTCACTAAACATGTAAAGATCCATTTTGACGCCATCACCCACGTAACGTGTCGTACACCGTTACGAAATAAAACATATGATTAACGACCTGACTAATACTTCTCTGCTGTTCTGTATACGTAATGTGTGAGATAGGCTCCATAAGAATTAATTTATATAACTTTATGGAGGTACGCTGTTCATATATGCCGTAGGCCGACCGTTAAACTGGGATGATGACCTGACCATTTCATGATTCGGCCGATTATTTCATGATGTGCCCAAGTTATGCATATCGATGGGAGGAACATATTTGCCACAAAGAGATCTCACAGCATTgaagtataatatgttactatagtctCACAGTCACTGCATTACTATCTTTCAGTTGTTGAGATAGAACAAATAGATAAACATCGTAATTACTCCATGATAGCATATTGATAGTTGTTATTAACAGATCTTCTTATAGAACTCTATGTCCAAACTCTATGATAGGTAATgtcatatttattattgttattattctaTCAGTCATCTAATAGAAGCACACTTACTACTTTATAAGtcgtattttaatttaaataatcattacataagttaaatattttatattaatatagtaGCGTTATGTACATGTATGAGTAAGTATCACATCTGCTTGTacattacctacttacctacctgtttacaaacgaaataataaaaaatcataagaAATTCATAACAGTAATATTTTTGCGTTATCTTTATCACAcataatttacctacttagatgTGAATTCCGTATTTAACTATTGTACGTAGGGTCGTCCATGCTTAAAACCCaagaatataggtacctaattgcaTATATGATTTACAAGTctaaaacttaaaaaacctgTAGTGGGATTCCGGGTAGCGAGTGGTTACATAAATGAAAGGTTAAGTGGCGTTTGCGCAATTTTAGACGGAGGTATTGCGGCGGCTTACACCACCGGCCGGCGCCTGCGCCGTTTTGCCCGCGGCTCGCGGCGCAGTGACCACTCGAGACTCCGCGCGCCACCCGCGAACGCGCTCCGGCGCCCGCACACGCTTTGTTTTAACTTACACTCGTGTTTATACTTCACTACTTCCTTCCAAGTAGCTATAACAACCGAGTCTTATTTCTCAACTACTCAAACGCATACCTTCCTTCCGCGGAACACTTAAACTCAATACAACCTACCAAACTAATCGCCTTAAACTAAATACTTTGACTTGTGATAACGTTTGTCATCGATAACTCGGATGCGTTGCGAAAGTTATCTCAAATTAGATCAGCCTGATATTTGAAATCTGTGCCGGCAGTTCAGTTGCTCTGTCTGGAAACTGTGTTAGTGTAGTGCCTTAGTGACCTGTGATTACAATGGTGAAATGTTCTAGGAAGAGTGTGTCTCTGTCGGATTTGTGGGTGTCATCCCACGAGAGGGTGAGCGATTTTTACGCGTCGGCATGGCAGAGCGGGGACTCGCCAGTGGCGCTGCTGTGCGTACGCGCGGTGACGCTGGCTGCGGCGCTGGCCATCCTGGGCTGGTCGGTGTACGAGGGCCGCAACCTGTACTGGCTCGTCTACCTCACCAACTGGGGGCTTGTGCTGGTGTCGGCCATGCTGCTCAGCGGGCTCGTCGTCTCCATCGTCGCTATGTGCAAGCGACCTCCTGGTTAGCAACACTCatacaatcataataatatcaagCAATCGTTTTTACCCTTGAACtactaagtaaattatatttaaactaCGATCGCATTGCTAAACTTAGATTTACAAAACAACGCTCACGCGAGACAGAACCggtggttaaaaataaaaaatacgtacaGGAATGAAACCTCGAGACAGGTTTTAGGATCTTCCGAGAGAAGGTACTACTTAATAAAACAAGTAGATACTTACCTCCTACaacatttatgtaaataaactaTGTatcgtaagtatattttttttctccatGGGCAAACAAGTTCcgtaattattgtttattatggAACACAACAGGTTCTTAGATAATGGTGCGATGAGATGCCATCCGCTGGTATGCTAACTCATTATATCACGAGATGATTGCACactttacctacttatataaaaggcTCGACTACAGAAAACTACAGCCTCAAGACGTGACAAGAAAATCCAAGTAAATAGTCACATCCAAGGAAGACGTAGATATATTGACGTATTTACAAAACATCCAAAAAATGCCGAAATAAGTTACCTACAAATGCGTTTTCCAATCaaaatcaataagtacttacctagctTTTTTACTACATCGTATCGAGAAACAAATCGCCAAGTTGTTTTTCAATGTCTTCTTTAGGATAGGTATACATTTTACTACAAATCgattatcataaataattacgatagaaaaaatatatatatctgaATAACAAAAACTAACAGTAAAACCAGTATGTGCACGCGTCACACGACACGTCGTCTCAAAGCAAGTTGAAGAATTCTGGGtccgtataataataataataacttaatcAGTATTAAATTGCTAAGTTGTCTTATGATTTTTAGTTCTAGTCCTACTAGATCAGTACCCAGTAGAGTTTCAAGAGCCCGAGTACCTATTCCATGTTTCATCCAAGTATACACGTAGAGttcggaattattttgtaaaagacTGAATAACTTACATACaaagaaattaagaaaatatttattattacaagtagGGGGTCCACCGGAATTTCAAACTGCGACCTTCTGCAAAAGGCGTACGTGGGTTCTTCTAATAAGTCACGCAAAATAATAACATACCTAACTCGACGTTCTGGCCGAGtttgtacttaagtacttatgctTTTAATCAAAGGATGTCGAAGtagttaggtaagtatatcaaaGCAATAAGTAGGTTTTCAATTATGTTACCGGTTGTTATGACTTTAAGTTCCCGCTTATGAATGTTTTCAGAAGAAAAGGAAAACTTTTTACATTAAGTACAAATAGTAGTACAAGTACCAGAATTCAATTCTCCCTAGTGACATCTTGTGGTTCTTGCAAATGCaataggaattacgggcgtatGCGTTGGGAAGGGAGCAATGTTGtagcataatataaaataacatataaactcacgactataccccaattggggtaacgTAGTCATGGTCAATGTTGTAGCGAGTTGCAGTGGCCCACTTGTGGAGTCCCGCTGTAACGATGACGTAACATAcgacacacaaacacacattatGCTGTTTGCGTACAATAAGAGCTACTTCTCATCCAGCTGTCTGCTTATTGCAAGTAGAATAATGTTGAATTTCAATTACTTAGTTAACATCACAGTCAGTAGtattgtcttcttcttatcgtgtggatgtgaggtggaataccaacctcatcaaccctggtgtcagggttattattgagccgccaaagtccactgacatgtaatgattactcacgtaaatagtaaccgggaccaacggctattaggttattatttttattgttattagttacttattacttaattataatgttacaaTTTTTTCTAGGCAAATTTTAGAAGAGAAAGAATACATTGTGGGCCAGAATCTATAGCTGTACtaagtaatacttacttacttttgtaaAAGTGCGTTTCCCCACCCAATCCGTGACCTATCTTGTGACCATTTCTTATATTTCTTACCTGTATTTATATTTCCTTCAAAAGTTATCATCATGCAGGAGATAGAACGAGGACAGTGCACTATTCACATGAAGTAGTAGGTTAGATAATTGCTACAATTTCCTATCTAacgaaatatacctacttacatacttaattattgtgCGTACTTTTAAGTAAAGATCGAGAGAGCCAATCTATTGTTAATAGCCTGTATAGAAGACGTAAATGTCATGATAACTATAGAGTAAAGGTAGGTGTAACATAATAGACTATAAAGTTCATTGTTACGCAAGGACTATAATCATAgtcctacaaaaaaaaattgttactcAGGACCACATACAAATAAGATGATACTAAGTAGGGACCGCTCAGGACCCTGTTAAATAACCAGTTAGTTACCTCAGCCAGTTACACTTAAGTACAACAGTGTGCAAGACTTTGACCCtcgattttttacattttttattgtaatttcaTGTTATTGTGTTATGAAAAACAACGTGACGCTATTCAATTATTAATAGATAATGAAAATGCATTAAATTAACCAATAACGTCACCTCATACTTATAACTTATTGTTAATCAGAAACAGCGGGTGCTTATTGTATTAAAGAAATTAAGGTATCTTCAAAACTGAAAATCGTAATTACGTAACGTAAAGAATTCTACTTACGTTCTGTCGAACATTTTTAATCTACTTATTTTTTGGGACGTaaggaaagaaaagaaaataaaatttagttaCTACTTATTTCGATTTTCTAGCCATCTTTATAGTTTCTAATCAAACCTACCTAACGTGCCTACCTTGTCCATTATAAATATCTAGTAAGTATATGGTTATAAGTTATGTATGAGCGGTAGGCTTGTTGCATCTTAAAACTGGCtattatgacctattttatactagtcagtataatatacttacagtaTTTtccagtaagtaattaattccTACAAGCCATAAATCATATGTCTCTCAGATTACCAGAATCAATAAAGccttatataaatcaaagaaacAGTCTTAACTAGTGGTTATTTTAAACTTGAGAGCTTAATTGGCATCATTAGGTGCGTATTAAGTTAACTAACTTATGTGATTTTGTCCCTTCCATTATTGCGGATGGTGAGCTCACCTAAGtcactatcatcatcattgtcATAGGACTTCGTATGAAAAGTAGATGCACGttgttttgattacttgtgattcTGCCCACCTCTTTGGGACCTGCGGGCGTGTAtgcatatattatgtatgtattgcatATTACGCACTCACCATAATTGTAAACAAAGCACGGACAGAATTTCAACTTTCTTCAAACAGTCAAGACCAACACCGAATTCCATGTTACGAAACTAGGTAACCAGTAAAAAAACCATTATTGTAGTTTTGTATTAGTATGCACTACACACACGCAGATAAGAACTTCAATTTAGATAGATTAAATCAAGATTACACAGTTAAGATCATAGTTGTCGAATAAGAACAGAACTTCTTTCTGTCATATAGGTGCTTAAGTATGGATTACCACTTCATCTCTTACGCCTTCCCGGGCCCGATTGTCCCGCTAACCCTAaacgaagtgtccggggtgtggtaaagACTAATAAGCAAGTACTTACATATCCGATGTATGTCGCCAAATGTACATAACATTATAATGATAGCCGCCGCCGGGAAGCTATGTTAGGCAAGTTGCGAGGCCGAGGGAAGTGGCGTAAGAAGTGGTATATGCGTACCGCGCAGCCGCAAGTAGATGAGGCGTGCATAGATAAATAGGTATACCCTGGTAGCCTGCCACTTATACGAATTCGGCTCATAGGACGCCAAAACTGTGCAATGACAATACACTGAAGCCTAATGATGCGCTAGTGGTCGTGTtacaacttgtggctctgtcaaCCACAGTTGATAGCTGTGTAGGTAGGTAATGGATATTTACAATAACCTGACCTGTAGGGTCTGCATGACAGAGGCCTCTGACCAATAGCCATtcgacgtccatctacgtagatatcatccgtatcgtttattggctgaagcgctcaatataattcgcgccgcgcgcgacacggttgtcatgcagacccggcagaaCTGTAATACTAAGTACTTAGCAGACGTAGGCTTGTAACAACCTGTGCTCGTTCCAAATTTACGATAAGAATCACGACTGAATTTATGAAAATCCAGAGACGACACAGCTTGGCATGGGTACAATTTGTAAAACAATTTGGGGTTTTGGGGATGTTCGTAAACcaatgtatgtataatttatgaagtgttataaaaaaaaactttatttacttaaaacagggttcatacataatttcttagtatacctAAGTAACGCATTATAAACTTAGTAGTGTTTACTAGTATCTGAACTAGGCCAAATCCCAAATAGGCCGAATAGGCTAAAAAAATCAGCCTAAAGTATTATTAGAGAAATGTTGTTTTTAGTGAAGTAAGTTTAGGCCGTACATCCTTCCCTCTTCTctagaaaaaaggaaatgagAAATATATACCTTATTGGGGACATGACGTAGTGGTACTAGTTACTTCCTTTTATGATATGAGTATGTAGGCAGACTGATATATACATAAGACGCCTATGTCCCGTTGGGGCAggtagagaccacggaattccacttacgacAACTCTGACACACCACCTTCACTTcatccactcttatcaaagacttcatgcacgcTGGTTTAAGTGATCTTAGcctggcttttctttaaaacatcctggatctaaTCGCGGAATATACGCCTAagcctcttccaactctaccacttgCTGGCTAATAATGTTATCCATTCCACGTATTTCAGATGTGGGCGAGCTACCATGGTATGTGAGCATGTACTGGTTCTTCTACAACGTGGCGGTGTCCATGGCGCTGGTCATCACCGCCCTCTACTGGATCCTGCTCTACAATCCTGGTGGGTAGTCGGGGTTATTCACCTGCTCGTACATTGTGTAATACTATACCGTCGATTTGTAAAGGAAACACTTATTAAGCACTTAATCGTACGCACCCACTCCAGTGAAGTCCGGTGTAAATATGTGCGTTGACTAGACAAGGAATGAAACCGATTTTTTTAAGACAGGTACCTAATTCGCATCTGAATTTTTTAATCATTATTGTTCGTTATAATAACaaagtttgtttcttttttcatatttcctgtaatcttcttcttctatcgtgtaagttgtgaggtggaataccaacctcatcagccctgaaAATAGACATATAGGTACCTAGAAGTTGACAATTTGGGTTTGGGATGATTCAATGTGAAACTCAACATTTATGTAACTCTATAAGTTAGATATAAAATTACATCTACATAGTAGCTTGTTaca
The Pectinophora gossypiella chromosome 2, ilPecGoss1.1, whole genome shotgun sequence genome window above contains:
- the LOC126374868 gene encoding protein rolling stone-like, coding for MSAIKKYFKEETQWAMFGLEYPKPTDFYLSVWQGTRSSVPLLILRTLLFLTAVAIVLTSMILYYLNNYLQFWFIYLTHWGLMTIVLATGFSVAVSARVYFYGPISAEFCLPWYVKSYWVLYNIANPIAYLITIFYWTVLYEAGVEEEFNPTLDVAVHGLNTAIMLLLLLSCSHQTRLLHIHHPLLLGLGWIIFSVIYYFAGGTDTKGNRYVYPVINWSNPGPTMLVVILTALGLLVLHAVTIGLSLTRDALAPYCKPSVISHVEEGTPLRQTQTQTTYSQR